TTTGAAGAAAGATATGAATATTTATCCTGAATAGAACATTCTATAAGAACGAATTCTCTTCGCAATGCTGGGCTAGTCATGAAAAAGTTCAAAAGTGTAAAGTTTATTAAGTATTCATATTGGAATGATAAACTGAGTCTGGCTCCTAAGTAAGTTATGATGAAGCGTGTGTTAACTACCAAGGTTATTATGTAAGAGAGGATGTTAACTACCATGATAAAAACGTAAGAGATGTTATCAAATTTCTTTCAAAGGCATATGTGCACTATCAGTCACGTAAGAGATCTCATCAGATTTTGTGTTTGTTAGATACAATGGTGCAAGAGGATGCAATATCTAGTTTGTTAGATAAACTTACATTTTCCTGAGTTTTCTTGTGTTCATTTTGTTGGACATGCAAGTGGTTTGATCTTTCTTTGGAATGATAACCCGATGCGGTTCCTCATTTTTTGCTGCATTCATACTAAATGTGTGGTAATTAACTGGTTCTATTTGGTATGTTTCCGCATGAACATAGGTTAGATGCTTCTATCAACAACACCACCACCACAAGCTACACTGCTAATTACAATTTCTGATGATTCCCATGATTCTAATTCAAACTCCGCAACAATATTCAACTGGATATCAACAATAGAAGATAAGTCAAGTGATCAATATGATTGATTATGTAACAAAAACGCATGTATAGCTTTAGCGGGTAGAGACAGATTTTCATTGGGATATACTTATGGACAGTTTTGATTAATTTGGGGCCTCAGAATTCCTATAGCCCAAAGCAATAGAAAACAGAGTAATTATTCTTTGTACCCAGAATACCACATGGCATTGACATGTGGTGTTCCTAACCAATCATATAACTCAGATTCTTATAGGGACCAGCAGAGGTGAAAAAATAAGTAAAAGTAAATAATTGAACCAATCAAAAATAAGAACAGAACACATGGACCAATAACATTAAAAGAGAACATATGTCACGTGGTGTTCTGGGTACAATTAATAATTTCCCTAAAAACAACCCAATCTGCCTTCAATTTCGGCCTTTAGGTATTCTGATTGCCCTCATATTTTTCAGTCGCCGAAGATGATAAAAGGGGTGTTCTTTAGGTTTCTCTATTTAAGCGGTGAACTTTGTACGTTCAGATTGGTCATGGAGATGAGTGTAAACCAGCGCAAATGTGAGTTTCTTTTGTGGTCAGTACCATGGTGCATCATATAAAGTGAACCTTGAGCATGAAGAATCCGATGAAGCCTCGGGTGGTGCCGGAATCAAATCCCCTAGCCTTCCATGCATAAGTACTCATCCCAGTAATCAAATCATTTGATACGCCTTTGGATCTACCGAAGAACTATTTGTTTAATAGTGCGAGATTTGGGAGCTGTTCCAAGTAACATATAATGGCAAATGGACAGGCTTATACTTGCAAGCCGGTGACTACCCCCAATTCATTTGTTTTCGATACACATACAACCTCAGCCTCAGGCCTCCAGCACTTCTCTCCTCTCAAAAACGCTAAACCGTGGGGTGTTGTTATATCTGCATATGGGATGCTATATTATTTTGCACTTCCATCAACTTCCCCATACATCTCAGCCCGTCCTTTGAGCGATATGATCCAGCCACTAATTTATGGGAGTCCATGCCTTCTTGTACATACAATAACACTATATATATCGAAACCAAGCATGGATGTAAGTGGTTATGCAGTGTGCTACGGCTACATATTGATTTCAATGTATAATCCTAGAGATTTTGCAATGATGGCTTTTCATATTGGTACGCAAAAATGGCTTGAAGTGAAAGTCATCGAATCCAAATCTAGATGTTCTCCTTTTATGTTGGAGAGGGTCGTGGTTGTAGACGGTATTATATATTCCATGATTTCCATGTCTTTTACTCCGAACCAAGTTTTAGCATTCCCTTTCTGGCGGGATTCAGATGATACTTGTTTCCTAAGCACATCATTGTCTTTGCATATATGGAAAACCACAAGACATTGGAGGGAGTAACTAAGAATTTGGTTCATTTAGGGGGGGGAATGGACTTTTGTCTTATAAGAACATGCCGGAATTTAACATATACTATTTTTCATACATTGTTCATAGACTGTTCATAATCACTGTTCACGTGAACAGTGTTGGGCTGGGTGTTTGTTTTTTTTTTTTTAATTGTAGAAGATGTTTACACAATTGAGACTATTATAATTTACATTTTATAATGATAAGAAGATCTCACCAAGAATTTTCATTTGCAGTTACCTAAGGTCATTAAGTTGATAAGAAGATCTCACCATAATTTGAATTTAGGCGATATTCAGCATAACTCAGACTTGAGTGTTTTTTGACCAGCCATTAGAAATAGTATAAGATTTTTTTTTTTTGTTAAAATAGAAGCAATAAGCTGTGGATATGGCATTTGATAGTTTTTATCTCCCGTGAAAATGTTTATGAATTTGTTTGATATCTTGCAGAGATAAATACAAAACTAAAAAATAAATACAATGCTGACTCATCAAATTCTTGAGAAAAATTGCAACAATCCAAAGATGGTCATAAGAAGTCTTGCAGAAAGATCTAAATATTGCAAATAAAACAGAGGTAAAGTCTTTATGTATGTTTACTGTAGGAAATTATCGGTTTTGAGATTTATGTGGAGTTTGATTATTCAAAATGAAACAAAATGTGGAGTCTTACTAACTACTGGTCTCAATTTTGTTGCTTTTGTGGTTGCTTGACTTTCTTTGGTACATATGCACCTTTATTAGTCTTTTCTTATGTTTCCTTCTTTTATATATAGATCTGTAAGGTTTATATATAGATATGTAGGGTTTCCATTGATTTTCAGTTGAAGTCTCTTGCATTTTGCTATAAGCAAAAGATTGAGCTCTGCTAGAACTTGAAGGACTTTCTGATAAAGTTCATAATTTCATAGATAGACTGGGACTATAGGGATTATAAGTTATCATAGAATCTTAAATTTTAAAGGTGTAAAACTGGAATGAAAAATAGATTTACAACAATATAGAGATGGGGTATTAAAATGACAAATAATTAAAGATACTGAGACAGTAGATAATTGAACGTATGGATATAAATTCCTTAATAGACCTCATTTAATTCTTTTGCTTCCTTATGTAAACTTAGCTGCTTTGGTCAAAATGCTAAAATAGATACCACATGTATCAAGAAATTAAAATATATAACAAGGCATGTGTCCTAAAGTAGTAATGTTTATTGCCACATATACGGTTTACTTTTTGGTACGGTCTGTGACAGACATTAAGAATATATAGTAAAATAGGATTATTGCTCTGTGTTTTTTTTTGTTAGGTCTGAATAGCTTACTCAATACAATATACTTTTCATTTGAGTTAATGGTGGTGCACTGGCTTTAATGAAGATATGTCATAATCTCCTCAAAACAAGTATTGGCTTCCAGTAATATATGATTTACATTCATTTTGTATAGTGATCAACGCTGCTAAACTTCCAAATAATGTATTCACCTGGCTATCAGCATATGTGCAGGACATACTTTATGATGGGCATAGAGAAGTAAAGAATGAGCATGTCATTGGATTTGGGTTTAGGCTTGCATCATATATAGATGTATATAGGTTAGTTAAACTCAACTAGATAGTATCATTCTGAAACTCCAATTATTTTCTATACATGTATAGAGTGAAGCAGCATATTAGTTCATCATTTTAACTGAACATGATACGATAATGGCTCTTCTTTTGATTCCTTATAATGAACTAATTTTAGTAACCATATTCTTAAATTTCTGCCTACTTCGTTATGTAGAAATTTTGTTGACAAGAAATCCCGTAGCTTTATGGTGAATATTCTATTGAGCATCAATATCAAGTCGCGGTGGAAGACTCCCTGGCTATGGCAGAAATCGACTTGAAGCCCGAGAATCGCCTCCTCGACATGCGCGTGCGGCGTGCCTAATTGGTTCTGTAAAGGCTACACGCGCCCCTCCTTCTTCGGATAGGTCTGATGACGAGTTTGGTTCTACTGCCCCTGCTGTTGATGATGCTTCCAACGAGGAGTAGTCGGAAGAAGAAGAAGAAGAGAGAAGAGATGTGGATCTGCTGTTATGTTTTGTAAGAGCTAGCCTATTTCAAGAGTCTTCATTTCAACCATTAGATTAAAGTGACGTGACACTCCTATAACTCCAACCAAATCCAAACAGAATAAGGTCCAAGCAGACAAGCCGCTTCCTAAACATAAACCATTCCCTCTCTCACTCTCTTCTTCTCCATTTAACAATGGCGGCGCTGCTAGAGCCACCGCCACCATTTCTAAACCCACTCCTTCCTCCGAGCTCAAACCCCACTCGCCTTCTTCTTCCCCACAATCTCAAATTCAAAAGACTCAACCTTTATAACAACCCCACCCTTCATTCCCAGACCACCACTTGCTTCGCTGCCACTCCCCAACCCGAACCCGAATTCCCCGACCCCACTTCGGAACCGACCCGCGACCGCCGCCGCGCCGTCCGGCTTGCCTGGGAGAAGATTGTCCGGTGGTCCCGGTCGTTACGCTCCAAGACCAAGACAGACATTCTTGAACGGACTAACAAGGTCAATTGTTGTTGTGTTTCTTCAACAACGTTGTAAAAGATGCTGTCTTTCATATTAAACTAAGTCGGTTTGGAATTCGGGTTTGGTTCTTTTTCAGGTGGTGGTGCTCGGAGGTGGGTCTTTCGCGACGGCAATGGCGGCGCACGTGGCGAATAGGAAGGATGAGCTGGAAGTTAACATGCTGGTGCGTGATGCTCAAGTTTGTCGGTCTATTAATCATAACCATTTTAATAGGTAACACTTAGTATGCTGCTTAAGTCTGAAGTTTGTAATCACATTAAACATGGAAGCATTCATTTTATATCGAATTGTGATTCGGGTTTCGTTTGATGACAGTAAGTACTTCCCGGAACACAAGCTACCGGAGAATGTGATTGCAACCACTGATGCCAAGGCTGCTCTGCTAAATGCTGACTATTGCCTTCATGCAGTGCCTGTGCAGGTCTTTTGTTTTCGTATAAATTGCATAATGTCTGCTATGACTGATTGGTAAACTCTTGAATTGTTGCATATTTAGTATGAGGCAGGTAACTGAATCTTTGTCTGTGATGTTGCAGTTCAGTGCCTTGTTTCTTGAGGGAATTGCAGAGTATGTATATCCAGAGTTGCCATTCATATCTGTTAGCAAGGGTTTAGAGCTCAATACGTTGAGGACAATGTCTCAGATCATCCCCCAAGCATTGAAGAATCCTCGTCAGCCTTTCATCGCGTTATCAGGGCCTTCTTTTGCTCTGGAGCTGATGAACAGGTTACCAACAGGTAATAAGCAATAACTGTGTCAAATCAATAACTCGGAGTTCAGCTTGTACATATTGTAAGGGTACTAATCATGCTTTGCCTTTTGCTTTCTAGCAATGGTGGTAGCGTCTAAAGACAAAAAATTGGCAAATGCAGTTCAGCAGTTACTAGCTTCTAGCTATCTAAGAATCAGCACTTCAAGGTTGTGGAACTTCATTAACCCTAATTAAGTTTCCTATGTACAGAATTTGATGTTGCAATTCCTAGTCAATTTGCATATAGACGTACTCAAATCTCACATAGCCAGGGTCCATTGTGCATTGTGAGAAACAATGTAATACATTCAAGTCGACAGACCCAGCTCATAACCTCTGATCAATTCCAGTGATGTCACAGGGGTAGAAGTTACAGGTGCTCTCAAGAATGTGCTCGCAATAGCCGCAGGTATTGTGGATGGGATGAATCTTGGTAATAATTCCAAGGCAGCTCTTGTTTCACAAGGATGCTCAGAGATAAGATGGCTGGCAACTAAGGTATACCTTACTGTTTTAAACCACGCTAAGATTGAAGTGAAAAACATTGTTTTCTCTATGTTGGATATTAGGTGTGGTATCATGCCCTAATGCTCATGAGTATATATAATTATTCTTGATATCTGTGTATGGAATCTGGTTACTATATTTCCTACTGGTTTGAGTTGGAGATTATGCAGCTGGTTTGACTATATTTTCCAGTATAACATAAATCCTACACTGTTTGATTATTGCTGCTCTTTGAAAAAAAAATTATTTGATTGGGCTTAGCTGCTGTTGTCTCATTATTTATTGTTTTTCAATTTATCTCCTGAAGATGGGTGCAAAGCCGACAACAATCACTGGTCTATCAGGAATTGGAGACATTATGCTTACATGCTTTGTAAATCTTTCAAGAAACAGAACAGTTGGGGTTCGTCTTGGATCAGGGGAGAGACTTGATGACATACTTAGTTCCATGAATCAGGTGCTTAAGAATATTACGATGTGCCTCTAGAGAAGTTAAAAATTGTGCTTAGATGGTTGTGTTAACTGAATGTTGTGTATTCACTAGGTGGCAGAAGGTGTATCAACAGCAGGAGCAGTGATAGCTCTAGCGCAAAAATATAACGTGAAGATGCCAGTTTTGACCGCAGTAGCTCGGATTATTGACAATGAACTGACCCCCAAGAAAGCTGTTTTTGAGCTGATGAGCCTCCCTCAGGTCTTTTATCTCCTCCCAGATTAAATATCATATTTAAAAAGATGTTTTGTCATTCATTAGGGTTTTACATTTCTATTGTAGGTTGAAGAAGTCTGAACCTGAGGCTACTTGAATTAGTGATAGCTGTTGCACAAACAAACAGGTCAGCATACAGTAAGTTCATTCTTCTTCTGATCATATACCATCCAAAATTGGGTCAGGAGAAAATTTTTGTGAATCATTGATTATATACAACCTGTCTAGAACTTGTCAGGAAATCTAAAAGTAGGGTTTGAATCTTCCTGAGTCCTGAATTCACAGGAATTTGTTGATGAATGAGCAAATAGAAAAAATGGACCCTGTATTTTCTCCAATTATCATTTCTTCTCCAAGTGGTAAGTGTGTACATTTTCTTTTCTATATTCCATAACCAGTAACAAATCAGCTTCTAAATCTGGAGTCCAAATTTTTGCATCTACATTGTCAGATTATCTGCTTCATGACTCAGATCTAGAAGTTGGTCTCTGAATTTAACAATTCCCATTGCGATTTAGCTGAAATGATTCTTCTAAATGTTGATGACGTTTCATATTGTTTAGATAGGGTCGCATGATAGTGAAAATCATACCAATCAACCACATGAAGATGCAAGCAACAAAACATTTTATTGCATATATGAAAAGTTGCATTGACAAGTTAACCCAGATCAAGTTGCATCCATAGCTTCTGTGGCTTGACCATTACATCGTTGACTCAATAATTGAGCCATTAGGTGTCTGTTTCTTATAAAAGCAAAAGACTTAAGATTCATGGAACCACAAAACAAACAACAGCTAGAGGCAAATAGAACCGCGCTAGTCTTACTGATAAAGAAACAAAGTAGGAACAAATCTTCTCAGCCTTGTGCATGCCTGCTGCCGAGGCCAACGGTACAAGCCAACAAGTTGGCCAGCTCCCTCTTCAAGCTACTCATCATCCGCAGAACACTGCTGCTATTTTCGGCCTGCTCCTCATTGTCCTCCTCTGCTTCATCTTCAGCCGTAAGATAATTGATAGCGGTGCCTGAACTCGCAGCTGCCTCGGTCTGGTGCACTCCAACACCAGGCGAAACAAGGCTCTCGCAGTACATTGTCTCCTGCAGCCAGTTCTTGGCGTCAAGTATGTCAACATGCTCAAACTTAT
Above is a window of Fragaria vesca subsp. vesca linkage group LG7, FraVesHawaii_1.0, whole genome shotgun sequence DNA encoding:
- the LOC101306379 gene encoding glycerol-3-phosphate dehydrogenase [NAD(+)] 2, chloroplastic-like codes for the protein MAALLEPPPPFLNPLLPPSSNPTRLLLPHNLKFKRLNLYNNPTLHSQTTTCFAATPQPEPEFPDPTSEPTRDRRRAVRLAWEKIVRWSRSLRSKTKTDILERTNKVVVLGGGSFATAMAAHVANRKDELEVNMLVRDAQVCRSINHNHFNSKYFPEHKLPENVIATTDAKAALLNADYCLHAVPVQFSALFLEGIAEYVYPELPFISVSKGLELNTLRTMSQIIPQALKNPRQPFIALSGPSFALELMNRLPTAMVVASKDKKLANAVQQLLASSYLRISTSSDVTGVEVTGALKNVLAIAAGIVDGMNLGNNSKAALVSQGCSEIRWLATKMGAKPTTITGLSGIGDIMLTCFVNLSRNRTVGVRLGSGERLDDILSSMNQVAEGVSTAGAVIALAQKYNVKMPVLTAVARIIDNELTPKKAVFELMSLPQVEEV